The Simkaniaceae bacterium genome contains a region encoding:
- a CDS encoding PhoH family protein encodes MPRKTYILDTNVLLHDPEAIEQFEGNDVVIPLIVLEELDKMKHYSDELGKNARHVIRYIDGIIKGADLKVGIKLGNDIALRIVVDTTNGEKKAFPLTLDRSKNKVLLIAHHLLENGEDVVIVSKDFVVRVKAQAIGIEAQDYESLKNPLENVYKGMIERELDKESVNKFYVEGKIDLPLDRPFYPNEFCHVKSGEETSLIAKFDKKTNLFKMVEPLTRDIWGIKPLNTEQRCALDLLMRDEIKLVTLIGQAGTGKTLLALACGMRKIFDESVYSRMLISRPIMPLGKDIGYLPGSKEEKLYHWMQPIFDNLKFLCEETSGGEDIGQETKNWILESNKIEMEAVTYIRGRSLSKMYIIIDEAQNLTPHEVKTVISRAGHGTKIILTGDPTQIDNPYLDKDSNALTYIVDRFKGQSIFGHMYLERTERSQLAALAAQIL; translated from the coding sequence ATGATCCGGAAGCTATCGAGCAGTTTGAGGGAAATGATGTTGTGATCCCCCTCATTGTTCTTGAAGAACTTGATAAAATGAAACATTACAGCGATGAACTGGGAAAAAATGCAAGACACGTTATTCGATATATAGATGGAATCATTAAAGGAGCCGATTTAAAAGTTGGTATTAAGCTCGGTAATGATATTGCCCTTCGTATCGTGGTCGATACGACAAATGGAGAGAAGAAAGCCTTTCCTCTGACTTTAGACCGCAGTAAAAATAAAGTTTTACTTATAGCCCATCATCTCCTTGAAAACGGGGAAGATGTTGTGATTGTCTCGAAAGATTTTGTTGTACGTGTCAAGGCCCAAGCTATTGGGATCGAAGCTCAAGATTATGAATCACTTAAAAACCCCCTTGAAAATGTGTATAAAGGCATGATAGAGAGGGAGTTAGATAAAGAATCTGTCAATAAGTTCTATGTCGAAGGGAAAATTGATCTCCCCTTAGATCGCCCCTTTTATCCCAATGAATTTTGCCATGTGAAATCGGGAGAAGAGACGTCTCTAATCGCAAAATTCGATAAAAAGACAAATCTCTTTAAAATGGTTGAGCCCTTAACTCGGGATATTTGGGGGATTAAACCCCTCAATACGGAGCAGCGCTGTGCTCTTGATCTTTTAATGCGCGATGAGATCAAACTCGTCACTCTGATTGGCCAGGCCGGTACGGGAAAAACCCTTCTAGCGCTTGCCTGTGGAATGAGAAAGATTTTCGATGAGAGCGTTTACTCGCGTATGCTGATTTCTCGCCCTATTATGCCCCTTGGAAAGGACATTGGCTATCTCCCCGGAAGTAAAGAGGAAAAGCTTTATCACTGGATGCAGCCGATCTTTGATAACCTGAAATTTCTCTGTGAGGAGACCTCGGGAGGAGAAGATATCGGTCAGGAAACAAAGAACTGGATCTTAGAGAGTAATAAAATTGAGATGGAGGCCGTTACCTATATTAGAGGGCGCTCTCTCTCTAAAATGTATATTATCATCGATGAGGCGCAAAACCTAACGCCGCATGAGGTCAAGACGGTGATCTCACGAGCGGGGCATGGGACAAAAATTATTTTAACAGGGGATCCAACGCAGATTGATAACCCGTATCTCGATAAGGATTCCAATGCGTTGACCTATATCGTTGACCGTTTTAAAGGGCAATCGATCTTCGGTCATATGTATCTTGAAAGAACGGAGAGATCTCAGCTTGCTGCTTTAGCCGCCCAAATACTGTGA